One genomic window of Prochlorococcus sp. MIT 0801 includes the following:
- a CDS encoding DMT family transporter: MRKKLLIDKFKLEKNLKGIRFLIGSGLAFSLMSVCVKAIGGRIPISELVLARATISIIITRFFLYKNKINPWGYQKRLLIMRGLLGSLALFCIFKALVILPIATATVIQYIYPTFTVISAYIILKEFISRRIVYSIIIGWIGIVLVSQPELTSNNNIKETILAIIIAIFGALMTSLAYICVRKLSSIEHPLVIIYYFPLVSIPLSIPFVINDFVLPTGTDWFWIIGIGIFTQIGQLFITEGLTLLPAGQATSLNYSQVIFASIWGVFIFQETITSSVYVGGFCVLISTIISISASKTTQAKI, translated from the coding sequence TTGAGAAAAAAACTACTTATAGATAAATTTAAATTAGAAAAGAATTTAAAAGGTATCAGATTTTTAATAGGAAGTGGTTTGGCATTTAGCCTAATGAGTGTTTGTGTTAAGGCTATTGGAGGAAGAATACCTATTTCAGAACTTGTTTTGGCTAGGGCTACTATCAGTATAATAATAACAAGATTCTTCTTATATAAAAATAAAATCAACCCCTGGGGATATCAGAAAAGACTATTAATCATGAGGGGATTACTAGGCTCACTTGCACTATTTTGTATCTTCAAAGCCCTAGTAATATTACCCATAGCAACAGCAACAGTAATACAATACATTTATCCTACTTTTACAGTGATAAGTGCATACATAATATTAAAAGAATTTATATCAAGGAGAATAGTATATTCAATCATTATTGGTTGGATAGGAATTGTTTTAGTTAGTCAACCAGAATTAACAAGTAACAATAATATTAAAGAAACAATATTAGCAATAATCATTGCAATATTTGGCGCATTGATGACATCATTAGCTTATATATGTGTAAGAAAGCTTTCTTCAATAGAACACCCTCTTGTTATTATTTACTACTTTCCATTGGTTTCTATCCCTTTATCTATACCTTTTGTTATTAATGATTTTGTATTACCAACGGGAACAGATTGGTTTTGGATAATAGGTATTGGTATTTTTACACAGATTGGTCAACTTTTCATAACAGAGGGATTAACCCTGCTTCCTGCTGGTCAAGCAACTTCCCTAAATTATTCCCAAGTTATCTTTGCAAGTATATGGGGAGTGTTTATATTCCAAGAAACAATAACAAGTTCAGTTTACGTAGGTGGTTTTTGCGTCCTTATTTCCACTATTATTAGTATAAGTGCATCTAAAACGACACAAGCAAAAATATGA
- a CDS encoding DUF3082 domain-containing protein, whose product MNSPSNGFKNESDELANPSSSPLDTSSPQPKKGPLSFLSGSITSLSFSLLSLFISKKIVIYFSIHSPNYSSPFAQSIASGFKTLIIGISFLATFTFGFIGLGLFLVFIRSLIEGNKEKND is encoded by the coding sequence ATGAATTCACCTAGTAATGGGTTTAAAAATGAATCTGATGAATTAGCTAATCCTTCATCAAGTCCTTTAGATACCTCTAGTCCTCAACCAAAGAAAGGCCCCTTAAGCTTTCTTTCAGGTTCCATTACAAGCTTGTCTTTTAGCCTCTTAAGCCTTTTTATTAGTAAAAAGATAGTTATATATTTTTCTATTCATTCTCCTAATTATTCTTCACCGTTTGCCCAGAGTATTGCCTCTGGTTTTAAAACACTAATTATTGGGATTAGCTTTCTTGCAACTTTTACTTTTGGTTTTATTGGACTGGGTTTGTTTTTAGTATTTATTCGAAGTTTGATAGAAGGCAATAAGGAAAAAAATGACTAG
- a CDS encoding LexA family transcriptional regulator — translation MGSNRSCSLSKEGLSSLLIPLVKETISAGFPSPAEDYIELGIDLNKYLIKNPISTFFLRVSGNSMNNAGIYNNDLLIIDRSINPNPGHIVVALLDGEFTLKRLIKKQDSYYLKADKENYPAINLYEYIDIQIWGVAIYSIHELQQSKV, via the coding sequence ATGGGTTCAAATCGCTCTTGCTCTTTATCAAAGGAAGGTTTGTCGTCACTATTAATTCCATTAGTAAAAGAAACTATTTCTGCAGGTTTTCCTTCTCCTGCGGAAGACTACATAGAGCTCGGTATCGATCTAAACAAATACTTAATCAAGAATCCAATAAGTACGTTCTTTCTACGTGTAAGCGGCAATTCAATGAATAACGCAGGAATTTATAACAACGATTTATTAATAATAGATCGCAGTATAAACCCAAATCCTGGACATATTGTAGTTGCTCTCTTGGATGGAGAATTCACATTAAAAAGACTTATCAAAAAGCAAGATAGTTATTATCTAAAAGCAGATAAAGAAAATTATCCAGCAATAAACTTATATGAATATATAGATATACAAATATGGGGAGTAGCGATTTATTCGATACATGAATTACAGCAATCAAAAGTCTAA
- the rsmA gene encoding 16S rRNA (adenine(1518)-N(6)/adenine(1519)-N(6))-dimethyltransferase RsmA produces MGNNILNDFRHIPRKRFGQHWLKDQGVLDQIVKAAELNPEDCVLEVGPGKGALTEKLIESKARFIQAIELDRDLVVGLKKRFSHQDKFSLREGDVLSVPLETENGLIINKVVANIPYNITGPILKRFIGELRKAPDNTFETLVLLMQKEVAQRLLARPGTSNFSALSVRIQLLAKCQDVCDVPSKCFQPAPKVDSKVVMIKPFVSIEPDFYEIGNLLEKLLKHAFAGRRKKLRNTIGSFVTSSDQIKDFLAYRGISLDQRPQEISPSNWFALAKTLKETCVIENGPF; encoded by the coding sequence ATGGGAAATAACATTTTGAATGATTTTAGACACATCCCAAGAAAACGCTTTGGACAACATTGGTTGAAAGATCAGGGTGTTTTGGATCAAATAGTCAAGGCGGCCGAATTGAACCCTGAAGATTGCGTATTAGAAGTTGGTCCAGGTAAAGGTGCTTTAACTGAAAAATTAATTGAATCCAAAGCAAGATTCATCCAAGCAATTGAGCTAGATAGAGATTTAGTCGTTGGTTTAAAAAAACGATTTAGTCATCAAGATAAATTTAGTTTGAGAGAGGGAGATGTTTTGTCTGTCCCACTGGAAACTGAGAATGGACTCATTATCAACAAAGTTGTAGCTAATATTCCTTACAACATCACTGGTCCAATATTAAAAAGATTTATTGGTGAATTAAGAAAAGCACCTGACAATACTTTTGAAACTTTAGTTTTACTTATGCAAAAAGAAGTTGCACAAAGACTTTTGGCTAGACCTGGGACCAGTAATTTTAGTGCTTTAAGTGTACGGATCCAGCTCTTAGCTAAATGTCAGGACGTATGTGATGTTCCTTCTAAATGTTTTCAACCAGCACCTAAGGTGGATTCCAAAGTAGTCATGATTAAGCCCTTTGTATCTATTGAGCCAGATTTTTATGAGATAGGCAATTTATTAGAGAAACTTTTGAAACATGCTTTTGCTGGTAGAAGAAAAAAATTACGAAACACGATTGGAAGTTTTGTTACTTCCAGCGATCAAATAAAGGATTTTCTTGCCTATAGAGGTATTAGTCTTGATCAAAGACCACAGGAAATTTCACCTTCCAACTGGTTCGCCTTGGCAAAAACATTAAAAGAAACTTGTGTTATTGAAAATGGTCCCTTCTAA
- a CDS encoding Y-family DNA polymerase codes for MSKVILQIDGNNFYASCEQMIDPSVKGKGLVVLSNNDGCIIARSSEARRMGIPMGQPYFKLKNKLNQLNINVRSSNYELYGDTSNRLMQLLRKNCEELEIYSIDEAFGTIKRPKEKCLYKWGKDLRALVYQNIGIPISIGIGETKVLSKISNHLAKKIQTNSGIFDIGLVENKDHYLDLINVDKVWGIGKRMSKWLKDRGIANARELRDMSSEQIKGKYGVVGLRIQNELKGKLCIPIKETSLDRKEICVSRSFSYPIDSLDDLSQAIIKYVLIASAKLRKHNQLSSAITVFTNTNTHSKDFFRSEATQKISVPTSNSKIMIEKSLLLTKEIFKPYKKFIKAGVILHKLQSNQYKQSLIFDAQNIKEELYLQRLDNVIDNINSKNGIDTINWGSTMMDKEWTPRRKKLSSIKTTNMENIPTIHAN; via the coding sequence ATGTCCAAAGTAATACTTCAAATTGATGGGAATAATTTCTATGCTTCGTGTGAACAAATGATCGATCCTTCCGTAAAAGGAAAGGGATTAGTGGTACTTTCAAATAATGATGGATGCATAATAGCTCGCAGTTCAGAGGCTAGAAGAATGGGGATTCCTATGGGACAACCTTATTTCAAGTTAAAGAATAAATTAAATCAATTAAATATAAATGTGAGAAGTTCAAATTACGAACTGTACGGTGATACCAGTAATCGATTAATGCAGCTACTAAGAAAAAATTGTGAAGAACTGGAAATTTACTCTATAGATGAAGCATTTGGAACTATAAAACGTCCAAAAGAAAAGTGCTTATACAAATGGGGAAAAGATTTACGAGCTTTGGTTTATCAAAACATAGGAATACCAATATCTATTGGTATTGGTGAGACAAAAGTTCTATCAAAAATTTCTAATCATCTAGCAAAAAAGATACAAACGAATTCAGGTATATTTGATATAGGTCTTGTTGAAAATAAAGATCATTATCTTGATCTAATTAATGTAGATAAAGTTTGGGGTATCGGCAAAAGGATGTCTAAATGGCTAAAAGACAGAGGCATAGCTAATGCGAGAGAACTTAGAGATATGTCAAGCGAACAAATCAAAGGAAAGTATGGTGTAGTTGGTCTACGCATTCAAAATGAATTAAAAGGAAAGCTCTGTATCCCTATAAAAGAGACCTCATTAGATCGAAAAGAAATATGCGTAAGCAGGAGTTTTTCGTACCCCATAGATAGCTTAGATGATTTGAGCCAAGCAATTATTAAATACGTTTTAATCGCAAGTGCTAAGTTGCGAAAACATAATCAACTATCTTCAGCTATTACGGTTTTTACGAATACAAATACTCATTCAAAAGATTTTTTTAGGAGTGAAGCAACACAAAAAATAAGCGTTCCAACTTCTAACTCAAAGATCATGATTGAAAAAAGTCTATTACTAACAAAAGAAATTTTTAAACCATATAAGAAATTTATAAAAGCTGGTGTAATATTGCATAAACTTCAAAGCAATCAATATAAACAAAGCCTAATATTTGATGCACAGAATATTAAAGAAGAACTATATTTACAGAGGCTGGATAATGTAATAGATAATATTAATTCGAAAAATGGTATAGATACAATAAATTGGGGATCAACAATGATGGATAAAGAATGGACACCACGAAGAAAAAAACTATCTAGTATAAAAACAACAAATATGGAAAATATTCCAACTATACATGCTAATTAG
- a CDS encoding 23S rRNA (pseudouridine(1915)-N(3))-methyltransferase RlmH: MINISHYKIIAVGKIKKLWIQEGIEMYRKRLPGLEIVEIKEKNKRKEEHTIKEIIGKNETLVTLNENGQSFTSTQLATKLLNSYNQKIFFVIGGASGLSPSINNSASWQLSLSPLTFPHEIARLLLIEQLYRAKNITQGGPYHKG, encoded by the coding sequence ATGATTAATATTTCACACTATAAAATCATTGCTGTAGGAAAAATAAAAAAATTATGGATTCAAGAAGGTATAGAAATGTACCGAAAAAGATTACCTGGTTTAGAAATTGTAGAAATAAAGGAGAAGAACAAAAGAAAAGAAGAACATACAATTAAAGAAATCATTGGCAAAAATGAAACTCTCGTAACTCTTAATGAAAATGGTCAATCTTTTACATCAACACAGCTAGCGACAAAACTTCTTAATTCTTACAATCAAAAAATTTTTTTTGTTATTGGAGGTGCTTCGGGCCTTTCCCCTTCCATCAATAATTCCGCCTCTTGGCAATTAAGTCTTTCACCATTAACTTTTCCGCATGAAATTGCCCGCCTTTTACTAATAGAACAACTCTACCGGGCAAAAAACATTACCCAAGGAGGCCCTTACCACAAGGGATAA
- the dnaG gene encoding DNA primase, translating to MASARLHPRTIESVKERVDIVDVVGEHVVLKKKGKEYVGICPFHDDSKPSMSVIPGKQFYYCFSCGAGGNAIKFLMEFQRQSFSDVVLELAKKYQVPIDTVEGPQQERLKQQLSRRDTLYRILKIATGWFRNQLNSPCGENALNYLKKKRRLSDGTLINFELGFAPDNWDSLLKYFVDIEKVSVEILESAGLIVPRKGGNGFYDRFRNRIIVPIHDRQKRVIGFGGRSLDGSEPKYLNSPETEIFEKGKNLFGLDKSALSIRKNDYAVVVEGYFDVMALHDSGITNVVASLGTALSRNQLTLLSRATDGKKILLNFDADNAGIRAANRAISEVENLAIQGQLDLRVLQLPSGKDPDEFLKDNSPSEYEALAAKAPLWMDWQIDQSMKDLDLSKSDQFQEAVSNLVSLLGKLPQTAIRTHYLQKVAQRLSGGQARFALQLEEDLRNQISGQRWHGRSKKIDKPQEISLRERSEADILFTYIHCPNYRSLIRYELRLRDLDDFAINHHRAIWSTISNIEENKFGTEIVEKINRCNDSNNILADVDLIKNLLDSFLSNNNEHLPKLTPFLEANELRLATLIDPESFIRGALAALEKQKSLKRCRHLIDAWSTQRLQTLENCIASLIVRENSEPSDSTDMEQKVINMFEELNNDAINFQQLYYAERKHILNLDQQRCYK from the coding sequence ATGGCTTCTGCTCGACTACATCCTAGGACAATTGAGTCTGTCAAAGAGCGTGTGGATATTGTTGATGTAGTTGGTGAACATGTTGTCTTAAAGAAAAAAGGTAAAGAATATGTTGGAATATGTCCTTTTCATGATGATAGTAAACCTTCAATGTCAGTAATTCCTGGAAAGCAATTTTATTATTGTTTTTCCTGTGGAGCTGGTGGAAATGCCATTAAATTTTTAATGGAGTTTCAGAGACAAAGTTTTAGCGATGTTGTTCTTGAACTGGCTAAAAAATATCAAGTACCTATAGACACAGTTGAAGGGCCTCAACAAGAAAGACTTAAGCAACAGCTCTCACGTAGAGATACCCTTTATCGTATCTTGAAAATTGCTACTGGTTGGTTTAGAAATCAATTAAATTCTCCCTGTGGAGAAAATGCGCTTAACTATCTTAAGAAAAAACGTCGTTTGAGTGATGGTACTTTAATCAATTTTGAGCTTGGATTTGCACCAGATAATTGGGACTCATTACTCAAATATTTTGTAGATATTGAAAAAGTCAGTGTTGAAATTCTTGAATCTGCTGGATTAATTGTTCCTCGAAAGGGTGGGAATGGTTTCTACGACAGATTTCGCAATCGTATAATTGTTCCTATTCACGACAGGCAAAAAAGAGTTATTGGTTTCGGAGGAAGAAGTCTTGATGGTTCAGAACCCAAGTATTTAAATTCACCTGAGACTGAAATCTTTGAAAAGGGTAAAAATCTTTTTGGTTTAGATAAATCAGCTCTTTCCATTAGGAAAAATGATTATGCAGTTGTAGTAGAAGGATATTTTGATGTGATGGCACTCCATGATTCTGGTATTACTAATGTTGTCGCCTCTTTGGGAACAGCACTAAGTCGAAATCAATTAACGCTTCTCTCTCGTGCTACCGATGGGAAAAAGATCCTTTTAAATTTCGACGCTGATAATGCTGGAATTCGTGCAGCTAATAGAGCTATTAGCGAGGTAGAAAACCTTGCTATTCAAGGTCAACTAGATTTAAGAGTCCTTCAATTACCTTCAGGCAAAGATCCAGATGAGTTCCTTAAGGACAATTCTCCATCCGAATATGAAGCATTAGCGGCAAAAGCACCTCTTTGGATGGATTGGCAAATTGATCAATCTATGAAGGATTTAGATTTAAGTAAATCTGATCAATTTCAGGAAGCCGTTAGCAACTTGGTAAGCCTTCTTGGAAAGTTACCTCAAACGGCGATAAGAACCCATTATCTGCAGAAGGTTGCTCAGCGTCTTAGTGGAGGTCAAGCTAGATTTGCTCTTCAACTAGAGGAAGATTTACGTAATCAAATTAGTGGTCAGAGATGGCACGGACGCTCTAAGAAGATTGATAAACCTCAAGAAATTAGTCTTAGAGAAAGGAGTGAGGCAGATATACTTTTTACTTATATACATTGTCCTAATTATAGATCTCTTATTCGTTATGAACTTCGTCTAAGGGACTTAGATGATTTTGCAATTAATCATCATCGTGCAATATGGTCTACTATAAGTAACATTGAGGAAAATAAGTTTGGTACTGAAATTGTTGAGAAGATAAATCGTTGTAATGATTCTAATAATATTTTAGCTGATGTTGATTTAATTAAAAACTTGTTAGATAGCTTTCTATCCAATAATAATGAACATCTTCCTAAACTTACTCCTTTTCTAGAGGCTAATGAGCTTCGCTTGGCAACACTAATTGATCCCGAATCTTTCATTCGTGGAGCTCTCGCCGCTCTTGAAAAGCAAAAATCTTTAAAACGTTGTAGACATTTGATTGATGCATGGAGTACTCAACGTTTACAAACTCTTGAAAACTGTATTGCCTCTCTTATTGTTCGAGAAAATTCTGAGCCTAGTGATTCAACTGATATGGAGCAGAAGGTTATTAACATGTTTGAAGAATTAAATAATGATGCTATAAATTTTCAGCAACTTTACTACGCTGAGAGAAAACATATATTAAATTTAGATCAACAACGATGTTATAAATAA
- a CDS encoding cAMP phosphodiesterase, whose translation MNCKSLILSIVFICTGSTSILADEFQRGYSSSRTCTRNEYREEYIPGTRNDPGYVKKWEETVEVPCPGEGSIIKYKEVDKNDCSEGKIAGGILGAGFATAISRGKDRWWAIPAGLVGGSIVGCEIDGG comes from the coding sequence ATGAATTGTAAATCTCTAATTCTTTCAATAGTTTTTATTTGCACTGGATCAACATCGATACTTGCAGATGAGTTTCAGAGAGGTTACTCATCAAGTAGAACTTGTACGAGAAACGAATACAGAGAAGAATATATTCCAGGAACAAGAAATGATCCTGGATATGTCAAAAAATGGGAGGAAACGGTGGAAGTCCCATGCCCAGGTGAAGGGTCAATAATCAAATACAAAGAAGTTGATAAAAATGATTGCTCTGAAGGCAAAATTGCAGGAGGTATTTTAGGAGCTGGCTTTGCCACCGCCATATCCAGAGGAAAAGATCGTTGGTGGGCAATTCCTGCTGGTCTAGTAGGGGGTTCAATCGTTGGATGTGAGATTGATGGTGGTTGA
- the ruvA gene encoding Holliday junction branch migration protein RuvA, whose protein sequence is MISWLKGEIIHTWKISSKKGIVLNVGGVGYEIQLLPTQLCKEEDSNEIELWIHKIDRDDGTSLYGFIDVNQRDLFREIISVNGIGPQIGMALLEDFGVTQLVNAIENKESNLLTKTQGIGKRIAERLIVELRNKLQRFTDNDITSHYDKKDIEPNQFSKYIDEIYLILSSLGYVDNEIKDSIKIITTNEKENSSLLNSLTAEEKAEQMDKHLKEILMKLSEKST, encoded by the coding sequence ATGATTAGCTGGTTAAAAGGTGAAATAATTCATACTTGGAAAATATCCTCTAAAAAAGGAATTGTTCTAAATGTTGGTGGAGTTGGTTATGAAATACAATTATTACCAACACAATTATGTAAAGAAGAAGATTCTAATGAGATTGAATTATGGATTCACAAAATAGATCGTGATGATGGCACAAGTTTATATGGTTTTATAGATGTTAATCAAAGAGATTTATTTCGTGAGATTATCAGTGTAAATGGAATAGGTCCACAAATAGGAATGGCATTACTAGAAGACTTTGGGGTTACTCAATTAGTTAATGCAATAGAAAATAAAGAATCTAATTTATTAACTAAAACGCAAGGTATAGGTAAGCGAATCGCAGAGAGATTAATAGTTGAGCTAAGAAACAAACTTCAAAGATTTACAGATAACGATATTACAAGTCATTACGACAAAAAAGACATAGAGCCTAATCAATTTTCTAAATATATAGATGAAATATATTTAATTCTAAGTTCACTTGGATATGTAGATAATGAAATAAAAGATTCAATCAAAATAATAACAACAAACGAAAAAGAAAATTCTTCCTTATTAAATTCCCTAACTGCAGAAGAAAAGGCAGAGCAAATGGATAAACATCTCAAAGAGATTCTTATGAAATTGAGTGAAAAGAGTACTTGA
- a CDS encoding serine hydroxymethyltransferase has translation MENIKIMEFIDFLDKIEVEILQIVEKAGYETAENTKLCLLGKNYAGFLIKKKKEIVICTSNAKKKEGYTILKMNKKDIYERTALRIKKAFRHESVHVAQECNDGNLLKIEGKQSINPSKINALHGSMRISGEEEKERQAYILEDKPKLIKNELRKYCL, from the coding sequence TTGGAAAATATAAAGATAATGGAGTTCATAGATTTTTTAGATAAAATAGAAGTAGAAATACTACAAATAGTTGAAAAAGCAGGATATGAAACAGCAGAAAACACAAAACTGTGTTTATTAGGTAAAAACTATGCTGGTTTTTTAATTAAGAAAAAAAAAGAAATAGTCATTTGTACAAGTAACGCAAAAAAAAAAGAGGGGTATACAATTCTAAAAATGAACAAAAAGGATATTTATGAAAGGACAGCCTTACGTATAAAAAAAGCTTTCAGGCATGAATCTGTTCATGTTGCGCAAGAATGTAATGATGGAAACTTGTTAAAAATAGAAGGAAAACAATCAATCAACCCTTCGAAGATCAATGCTTTACATGGATCTATGAGAATATCTGGAGAGGAAGAAAAAGAAAGACAAGCATATATATTAGAAGATAAACCAAAATTAATAAAAAATGAATTGAGAAAATATTGTCTATAA
- the ispE gene encoding 4-(cytidine 5'-diphospho)-2-C-methyl-D-erythritol kinase produces MVPSKSNEDFLIAVAHAKINLHLEVLGIRSDGFHELAMVMQSINLSDRVKMIKRADNNINLKSNNNEISNGDDNLIIKAARLLRNKVGNNHLGVDIELEKNIPIGAGLAGGSTDAAATLLGLNKLWKLNLKTQELEHLSEEIGSDIPFCISGGRQICFGRGEILEKLQLDQIQLGLILVKDPSIQVSTPVAYKTYKEHYGDSYLEDDRDFEIKRNFIRSNDWSDQSIFDNRKEIQNDLQKSVRPMTPGVEKSLNLLSRLPCSRLVSMSGSGPSCFALFQNYDQANRVLKEHVNEFERAGLSAWACSMMSNGVELRNEFT; encoded by the coding sequence ATGGTCCCTTCTAAATCAAATGAAGATTTTCTTATTGCAGTAGCACATGCAAAAATTAATCTACATTTAGAGGTTTTAGGTATTAGGAGCGATGGCTTTCATGAATTAGCAATGGTTATGCAAAGTATTAATTTAAGTGATCGAGTGAAAATGATAAAAAGAGCAGATAATAATATTAACCTTAAATCTAATAATAATGAGATTAGTAATGGTGATGACAATCTAATAATAAAAGCTGCAAGGCTGTTGAGAAATAAAGTAGGAAATAATCACTTAGGCGTTGATATTGAACTTGAAAAAAACATCCCTATTGGAGCAGGGTTGGCAGGTGGATCTACAGACGCAGCCGCAACATTGCTTGGATTAAATAAACTATGGAAGTTAAATCTTAAGACTCAGGAATTAGAACACTTATCAGAAGAAATAGGATCAGATATCCCATTTTGCATATCAGGAGGAAGGCAGATATGTTTTGGTAGAGGTGAGATTTTAGAAAAATTACAACTCGATCAGATTCAGTTGGGTCTTATTTTGGTTAAAGACCCTTCAATACAAGTCTCTACTCCAGTTGCATATAAAACATATAAAGAACATTACGGTGATAGCTATCTTGAAGATGATAGGGATTTTGAAATCAAGAGAAACTTCATCAGATCTAATGACTGGTCTGATCAGTCGATTTTCGATAATCGTAAAGAAATACAAAATGATTTACAAAAAAGCGTTCGCCCTATGACACCAGGGGTTGAAAAGTCATTGAATTTATTGTCTCGGTTACCTTGTTCCCGACTCGTTTCAATGAGTGGTTCTGGTCCAAGTTGTTTTGCCTTGTTTCAAAATTATGACCAAGCAAATAGAGTATTAAAAGAACATGTTAATGAATTTGAAAGGGCTGGTTTATCAGCTTGGGCATGTTCAATGATGTCTAATGGAGTTGAATTAAGAAATGAATTCACCTAG
- the rpsO gene encoding 30S ribosomal protein S15, with protein MSLSTEEKQNLINTHQVHPTDTGSVEVQVAMLTTRISKLSTHLQGNIHDFSSRQGLLKMIGQRKRLLGYVKTKSEKRYTELIEKLAIRG; from the coding sequence ATGTCACTTAGCACAGAAGAGAAACAAAATCTAATCAACACACATCAAGTACATCCAACTGATACTGGTTCAGTAGAAGTTCAAGTTGCGATGCTTACTACTAGGATCTCAAAATTAAGCACACATCTTCAGGGCAACATACATGATTTCTCCTCAAGACAAGGCTTGCTCAAAATGATTGGACAAAGAAAAAGACTTTTAGGTTACGTAAAAACCAAAAGTGAAAAAAGATATACAGAGCTCATAGAAAAATTAGCTATTAGAGGATAA
- a CDS encoding pyruvate dehydrogenase complex E1 component subunit beta: MKGTLLFNALREAIDEEMGRDPLVCVMGEDVGQYGGSYKVTKDLYEKYGEFRVLDTPIAENSFTGMAVGAAMTGLRPIVEGMNMGFLLLAFNQISNNMGMLRYTSGGNFTIPTVVRGPGGVGRQLGAEHSQRLEAYFHAVPGIKIVACSTPTNAKGLMKAAIRDNNPVLFFEHVLLYNLIEELPEGDYVCALDQADLVKQGSDITILTYSRMRHHCLKAVELLNGKGIDVELIDLISLKPFDMNTISKSIKKTHRVIIVEECMKTGGIAAELMSLITENCFNDLDSPPVRLSSQDIPTPYNGNLENLTIIQPHQIVDAAEKIINNGGLD, encoded by the coding sequence GTGAAAGGGACTCTTTTATTTAATGCTCTTCGAGAAGCAATTGATGAAGAAATGGGTAGAGATCCCCTGGTATGCGTTATGGGTGAGGACGTTGGACAATATGGCGGGTCTTATAAAGTTACGAAAGATTTATACGAAAAATATGGAGAGTTCAGAGTCTTAGATACACCTATTGCTGAAAATAGTTTTACTGGTATGGCTGTTGGTGCAGCTATGACAGGTTTAAGACCAATTGTGGAAGGGATGAATATGGGTTTTTTGTTGCTTGCTTTTAATCAAATATCCAACAATATGGGAATGCTTAGATACACGAGCGGCGGAAATTTCACTATTCCAACAGTTGTTAGAGGCCCTGGTGGGGTTGGAAGGCAATTAGGCGCTGAACACAGTCAAAGACTTGAAGCTTATTTTCATGCTGTTCCTGGTATCAAAATTGTCGCTTGTAGTACTCCTACAAATGCTAAAGGTCTAATGAAAGCTGCTATAAGAGACAATAACCCTGTTCTTTTCTTTGAACATGTGCTTCTGTATAACCTTATAGAAGAGCTGCCTGAGGGTGATTATGTCTGTGCCCTAGATCAAGCCGATCTTGTAAAGCAGGGAAGCGATATTACTATTTTGACTTACTCGAGAATGCGTCACCACTGTTTAAAAGCAGTCGAGCTTCTTAATGGTAAAGGAATTGATGTTGAATTAATTGATTTAATCAGTCTTAAGCCTTTTGATATGAATACAATCTCTAAATCAATAAAGAAAACTCATAGAGTAATTATTGTTGAGGAATGTATGAAAACAGGTGGTATCGCAGCTGAATTGATGTCTTTGATTACTGAAAATTGCTTCAATGATTTAGATTCTCCTCCTGTACGTTTAAGCAGTCAGGATATTCCGACTCCTTATAATGGAAACTTAGAAAATTTAACCATTATTCAACCTCATCAGATAGTAGACGCTGCCGAAAAGATTATTAATAATGGTGGATTAGATTAA